In Syntrophales bacterium, the genomic stretch TCAAGAGAAAAAAAAGAATTGTCTTCCACATCGTACCCTTACCTCCGGCTTTAGTTATTTGTAAGCGTTCAGCTATCAGCCCTCAGTTTTCAGCTAAAACAGGAAGATACAAGGGGTAGGGGCGTGTTGCAATACGCCCCTTACCCCTAAGACAAGCTTTCTCATACGTAAGATTTTTTTGACTTGTCTTACTGATCGCTGATTGCTGACGGCTGAGTGCTTACCGTATGGGTTATAGAAAAATGACCTGCGCATGGGGAAAATCATCCTCTAAAAGGTTCCTGATTTCTCTCTGGTCCGTTTCGTTACAGATGGGCTCGACCTCGCTGACAGGAAGGCCGTCTGCGCTCTCTTTTTCTTTCCAGGAAACAATGTAGCCCGGAACATGAAGGAATCGGCATCCCCCCCTTCCACAACAGGCATTGTCTACAATCGCCATACCCACCGCATAGAGAAATTCTTTTCCTCCGTGGCCCATCCGTCCCTCCTCGAGAATGGTGTAATACCCCGCAATGAACTGGACCTCTGCCCCAAATTTTTGATGGATGTACTGACCCATCTTTCAATCCTTTATACTGTCTTATGTCGTAAGTCGTAAGTCATAAGTCAAAAGACGTATGACTGACGACTGATGTTGGTGTTACTTGCCGATACAGAAGGTCGAAAATATCCTGTCCAATACCTCCTCGTTGATCATCTTTCCGACGATTTCACCCAGACTATCGAGTGCTTCCCGGATGTCTAAAGCGGGAAATTCTGGAGAAAGACCATCCACGATACCATCCTTAGCCTGTGATAAAAGAATGGCTGCTTTTTCCACCGCCATCTTATGGCGGATATTGGTAATCATCGTTGTTGACTGACGATCGTCAGTTTGTTTCATGCAGAGGGTGTAAATGCATTCTTTCAAGGCGGGGATGCCATCACCGTATTTTGCCGAGATCCATAAAGGGTGCAGATCAGGGATGAGACGATGAACTTCCTGTATGTTGATCAAATGGGGTAGATCTGTCTTGTTGATAACCAGTACCGTCTTCCTTAACCTGTTTTCTTCAATAATCTCTATGTCTTCTTCTGTTAACTCTTCACTACCGTCAAGGACGATGATCACCAGATCTGCCGAGGAGAGTTTTTCCCGGACGAGGGCGATACCTTCCCGTTCAATGATATTTTCCGGATGTCTGATCCCGGCTGTATCGGTAAGCCTTACCGGTATCCCTTCGATGTTAATAAATTCCTCGATAAAATCCCTCGTTGTTCCCGGGATGGGGGTCACGATGGCCCGTTTCTCTCCGAGGAGACGATTGAGAAGACTTGATTTTCCTGCATTTGGTTTTCCCGTGATCACAGCGTTGATCCCGTACCTGTAAATCTTTCCCTGCTCGTATGTCGCCAGAACTGCGTGCAGGTCATCTACAATAGCTTGAATTCTTCCAACAGGTTCATGGTTTTGCTCGCTATCCGCATCTTCTTCAGAAAAATCAATGGAGGTCTCAAGAATGGCAAGAACGTCAATGATTGATGTTCGCAAGGACTCGATTTTTTTCGCTAATTCCCCCTTGAGATGTGATACGGCTACTTCGAGACCCCTGTCCGTCTTTGCCGTGATCATATCAGCAACTGCTTCCGCCTGTGACAGATCTAAGCGGTTGTTTAAAAAGGCCCGTCTCGTGAATTCCCCGGGTTCTGCCAGGCGGGCCCCTGCCCTGATGACTTCACTCAATACGACCTGCAGGATCAACGGCCCACCGTGACAGCTTATCTCCAGCGTATCCTCGCCGGTATAGGAATGGGGTTTTCTCATGAGGGCGATCAGAACCTCGTCGAGGGTAGCGCCCGTTTCAGGTGAGATGATGTCTCCGTGATAGAGGTGGTGTGTCATAAGATTGTCCGCCTGCCTCCGGGGTTTGAAAAGTAGTCGGGCGATCTCTTCTGATCTTGGACCACTGACCCGTATAATGCCGAGTCCCCCCACACCCACAGGGGTAGCAATGGCCGCTATGGTGCCTCGGAGTGTCACCCTACTCCTTTTTGGCTGGCATGATAATTATCTTTCTGTATTCACCTTCGCCCCGACTTTTAGTTGTCAGTAATTCGTCGTTTTGCAGGGTCAGATGGATGATACGGCGGTCACGGGCATTCATATGGCCCACCG encodes the following:
- the mnmE gene encoding tRNA uridine-5-carboxymethylaminomethyl(34) synthesis GTPase MnmE, translating into MTLRGTIAAIATPVGVGGLGIIRVSGPRSEEIARLLFKPRRQADNLMTHHLYHGDIISPETGATLDEVLIALMRKPHSYTGEDTLEISCHGGPLILQVVLSEVIRAGARLAEPGEFTRRAFLNNRLDLSQAEAVADMITAKTDRGLEVAVSHLKGELAKKIESLRTSIIDVLAILETSIDFSEEDADSEQNHEPVGRIQAIVDDLHAVLATYEQGKIYRYGINAVITGKPNAGKSSLLNRLLGEKRAIVTPIPGTTRDFIEEFINIEGIPVRLTDTAGIRHPENIIEREGIALVREKLSSADLVIIVLDGSEELTEEDIEIIEENRLRKTVLVINKTDLPHLINIQEVHRLIPDLHPLWISAKYGDGIPALKECIYTLCMKQTDDRQSTTMITNIRHKMAVEKAAILLSQAKDGIVDGLSPEFPALDIREALDSLGEIVGKMINEEVLDRIFSTFCIGK